A region from the Toxotes jaculatrix isolate fToxJac2 chromosome 2, fToxJac2.pri, whole genome shotgun sequence genome encodes:
- the LOC121199093 gene encoding L-rhamnose-binding lectin SML-like: protein MLHFSTTLLLAAACLLVSSGVCAEKVITCGPHVHRLSCDSGAISVQTALYGRADTNTCSGNKTEEEVANTQCSLQGALDTIKTRCDGKKVCELSSSIFTTDPCSDTFKYLETTYTCVPATHLITCEHSLVHMECADEQVLVIYGADFGRRDPTTCSYKKPASKIENVSCFHPTGLVAERCNGKTSCTMRASSSVFGDSCEDTYKYLEVAYTCQNPVAA, encoded by the exons ATGCTCCACTTCAGCACCACACTCT tgctCGCAGCAGCCTGTCTGCTTGTAAGCTCAG GTGTCTGTGCAGAGAAAGTTATCACCTGTGGACCACATGTCCACCGCCTGAGCTGTG ATTCTGGAGCGATCAGTGTGCAGACTGCACTGTACGGACGAGCAGACACTAACACCTgcagtggaaataaaactgaagaggAGGTTGCCAACACGCAGTGCTCTCTGCAGGGCGCTCTGGACACCATCAAGACAAG GTGTGATGGCAAGAAGGTGTGTGAACTAAGCTCAAGCATCTTTACAACCGATCCCTGCAGTGACACGTTTAAATACCTGGAGACCACCTACACCTGCGTCCCAGCAA CTCACCTCATAACCTGTGAGCACTCCTTGGTACACATGGAGTGTG CTGACGAGCAGGTTTTAGTTATCTATGGTGCTGATTTTGGACGCCGCGACCCCACCACATGCTCTTACAAGAAGCCTGCCTCAAAGATTGAAAATGTCAGCTGCTTCCACCCGACAGGCTTAGTTGCTGAGAG GTGTAATGGGAAGACCAGCTGCACTATGAGAGCAAGCAGCTCGGTGTTTGGAGACTCCTGTGAAGATACCTACAAGTACCTGGAGGTGGCTTACACATGTCAAA ATCCTGTGGCTGCTTAA